In the genome of Astatotilapia calliptera chromosome 18, fAstCal1.2, whole genome shotgun sequence, the window AAGTGCTGAAGGTGAAAGAGAAATTGGGACTTTTGTCTTCTGGGCATTGTTGGAATTTAAATCctagttttagattttaaaaggTGCAGATTGTGTTTGCAATGTCAAAATGGACAACATGAAATTTCTTCACACAGCTTTATTGTTGCATTGTCTTTGCATGCAATCATTGTGCCTCACAGTCCTGTGGGCTGAAGTAGGAGCGTACGTTAACTGGTTCACTGGTTAACTGGGCTGCAGTAAGTCTCGTCCTGGTTGGTGGGGACCATGTTTTCCACGCTGACTCCGACAGAGTACAGGATGCCTTGGAGCTTCTCGAGGGTCTCCTTAGAGAGGGTGGGCTTCCTGCTCAGGATCCAGGACAGCTCCACACGGAACAAGCCGTAGTCGGTGCAGCCGTAGACCAGAGAGTGACCGTCGTAGTCGGTAGACAGAACCCAGTAGGGGCCGGGAGGAGAGTCTGCAGGAGAGGTGAAAACAGCAGGGATATGTGGCTCACTTGAATCTGTCATGACTGAAATTGAAAGTCATTTATGACAACTTACTGTTGAAGGAGACCTCAAGCTTGGAAGGCTCAGCGGGGTTCTTGACTTTGGCAGAGCCGACGATGGCGTTAACGGTTCCATTATCGctaataaaatgaaacatgaaaTAGAAATTAATTCTACTCGTGTACTTTCCttcaattatatatttttttctacaaaATGCTCTCTTTGTATAACTCTGGAACAGTACAAAGGTTCAGCCAGTGACCCTGCGCGTTCATGAGGCATGAGTTTTGTTCCGGGACGTTGAAAACATCTGAAGCAAAAATTGTCTAGAACgaggatttaaaaaacagaagcaagCAGTTGTACGGTAATGCTGTTTTTAGTAGAAtgaagcagaggtgtggactcgagtcacatgacttggactcgagtcagactcgagtcattaattttatgactttagacttgacttgaaaaaatgttctaagacttgtgacttgacttggacttttacaccaatgacttgggacttgaattggacttgaaccggtttacttgaaaagacttgatattttaccccaaatataaaatttaacatgcatattatatagagattgaaaatgtgacgtcattcacgggtagaaccgcaaaggattctgggaactcgtggcaagcggtcaagcggtactagcgcacgcaggctttcaattaaaatcagttatacagcgataaaaagaaacacaaaaatgtcaagaagccgttgtattattaactgcaatagccggtcgcatgacagccacgggaagccgacgggtaaagagatcggttgttatcggattacgtcgttgaagagaaattgttcgagccatgtttccgaagtaacaaagaggcgacggatggcctggattgcagccattcaaagaccaattataacgtcccagaaccctccagctcacaggttagtctgctccaagcatttacacgaaggtcagtgttttttagtagttaatgcgtcatttttcttaacataattggtgatataggttacaagcaagtctggcgctgaacagaaattgtcgcgctatgctcctttgtttattgtgcataaatagtgaattgtcctgacacaatattgtgtttcgcttctgttattatggtacattgacaaaaacatatacttttattcacaggataaaacaggttttttgtatcactaattgtccagtacgattacagcatatattattgtcactgctacatttctgtgatgctaccagaaattatttccactgctaattaattaccgttgagctcaaaggtcctattaataaactgttaaggaatgtgtatttatgacgacgatttgtgagactggtaaacttatgatatgtacgatggtctttactttctacacggtgcatttcaaggtcctgcacccatccgtcggtaaactgtacctgggcttgttgcagtgacctgaagttactaaacttcatgagtgtgtgcactcactccaagaagcgtataattataaatatgcatataaatatgctacgatgagatagctgacttcatctaactagcaaatgttgtccaggctacgttggtgatacagttttttttaatgtgtatgatatttttgtcatgcgattttaaagctggtcctacaaccgcatccaagaataacatgcagcgtatctcagaactgtcggtgaaaattattcttggagctaggtttaattgagctgcattttaaagaggtgcaatttcacaatttgtgtatattttctaagttcactattttgtcatgtgttgagaaaaacacagatttaaaaattacatggtctaatatttacatttagcataactgcaacattattttttcatttttttttttaaagactcgaaaagacttgaaattcaaagtttcagacttgtgacttgactcggacttttacaccagtgacttgagactcgactctgacttgcctgacattacttgagacttgacttgagacttgaggataaagacttgagacttacttgagacttgcaaaacaatgacttggtcccacctctggaatGAAGCGTTGGTGTGAAGAATAAAAAGCCCTCTGATTATTACAATTATGTCAAGGACCATGTGTCCTTCTGAGTTTATGCAGAAGTtttcttaaaaattaaaacattttcaaagtgtCAGATCTAAACGGAAATATTTTAGCTGCTCACAGAAGCTCAGTGTTCAGGACCTCGATGACTCCAGGACTCAACAGGGTGTAGTTAGCAGTGGCACACTGGCCTTTCTGGAAGCTTGTGGGTAACTTATGGATCTCATACCATTTTCCAATGTACTGTAGAGGAAGCACGAGATTCGGAGAGCCCGtaattaatattttgtgtttgtaggAAAAGCAGGTGTATAGATATCATCTGTATGTCCCACAACATAAACAGTAGAAGAGGAAAAAATTTAGTGTTCACCCTGTTGGCGTCAAAGTTGGCCTGAACAGCAGGCTGGGGACATTTGCCCAACCTCAAGACCTGAGCGCCGATCGCAACAACAGACAGTAGAGTCAATGCAACCACCTGTGCAGGCTTCATCTTCTCACCTCAACCTGcagagaataaaaaacaaacagcaagagTTCATGCTGGAGTTCACTGAGCAAAACATGATGTGAGTGTCAGTTAGTGACAGAAAGAGCCTGAGATGTGaaaagaatgaataaatgtagagaagaaacaaagaatCACGGCCACTGACTGTTTATTTGCAGGTAATCAGCTGTGTGAAAGAACTCAGCCTCTGAGGTTCTTTTAAAGATTCAAATGCTTGCATCACTTCATTATCGATCATGGGTCCCACCTCTGTGTCATGATAGGGGGCCAGTGTGAGCGCTGGCACCTGTTCAAATAAATACTCTGTTCAAACAGTAACAGGTTGGTCATGTAATCACATCGTTGGGTTTGTTGGATCTCTTGGATCACTGCTCCCTccttcacatttattttttcctgaaaGACAGACAACAAATATGAAGATGAAAATCAAAATTACTGAAGTTACACTCAAAAAATGATAAGTTAGCAGCTGCTTATATTTGCAcctataaatattttaaaaaatttattccCCAAAATGTGATCATAAAACCTAATTTCCTGCACATTTTACAGAAACAGAGACAACACAAACCTGGACTTTAAACTGAGCtgttattttaaacttgatTTTACTTAACATGGTTTCATTTGTTAGTtcctcaaatatatatatttttcatatttttctgcCTTCCTAATCTGTGAGGCACCTTAAAGACACTAACCTGCATGAAACTTCATGCATATTTAGTAATGGAGGAAAGGACCCCAAATGCTGACTCACAGGTAGGCgtcaaaagaaaacaagctttTATTCAAGTTGAAGGAATAAATGTGGGGGAGCTAGGAAGTAGGGAACAAAGGATCCCTGACACAGGGTGACACACGGGGCAAACGGGTGGCAGACACAACGGGAACAAATCAGGGATAATGAGACACAggaaagtaaaattaaatagaaaaagcACGAGACCAAggctacaaaaataaaacaggaagtgactaaACAGGGGAACATCCTTGACTGAGTCTTGACAACACATGGGGAACACCAAGGAGGCAAGGTAAACTGAAAGAAGGAATATTATAAACAATAAACATAGCAGCAACGggaacaaaaactaaacacagcaactaagaaacaagaaacaagacaaaacagtgATGAAGCCAAAAGTGTGTCAATGGCCCAGTGACTGTGACACAAAGAAAGTCTGACTTTTagctgttttaattttcactttaATTAAATCCAGACAAAAAGAGGCACAACCCTGTGTTTTGGTATGGAAAAGATCATGTCTGTGAAATTATTGTTTCTGACAGAAAACTGATGATAAACTTCTCCAGTTGCAGAGGAAACAGGCTGCCTggcactaaaaaaataaaaataaaaatgaaaagaactgaTATCCAGGAAGTCATACTTGCTAACTGCAGCCCTGCACAACTGCAAATGTTTCACAGGAAAAGAGGAACGAGACACAGGAGACTGGGGGGCACAGTCACTGctcaaaatacagtatatgtatTATTATGAGGGTGGCAGACAAAGGCACAAAGGCATGGACCAGCAACAGCTTGAAAGGTCATAAATGAGGAGACCGAGTGTGGGAACATGCAACAAGGAGAGGAAACACAATGAAGATTTGTATGAAAAGAACCAGTGATTCAAATTTATTTACACCCTTAAAGCGGAGCTAAAGGTTTAGTGATAGAGTGGCTCTGTCCAGGCAGACATTTGTTTCATCTACTGAACTACATCTGACAGAGATTCTCTGGGATGTTGTAAAACACATATCATCATACTGAATCATGAAATGACCCAGACTCTAAAGAGGCTATTTTCAGGTAACCTGAGATGACGTGTAAGATGAAGCGTGTCTGTGTCCTCATCCGACATCAAACAGATTTTGCAGCCAGCGTCAGTCTTTCCACCTTCAGACAAAAGTGCAGCATGAGGTCGGTGCTTACTGCATCTCCTCTCGCCAAGCACACACAGGTGTGTGAAAAACACGACCCGAGCTCAGGTGTCCCCGCTTTTCTGGACGCTTTGCTCCCACTGCAGCTCTCTCTGCTTCTGGACTCACTTTTCATCTCTTTAACAAAGGGCTTTGAGTGCCTTGAAATGCACTCAGACAGGAAGTGGGTTGAGGCTGACGTAGTTTTTGCGGGTTTGTCATAAAAGGGATTTACATAAAAGAATCAGACAGGGAGCAGCAGGGCttgaaaaactaattaaaaacatttaaaatttagagatcattacatggagcaGAAGAATGATTGAAAACAGCAGTGTATCGTGATAAATTGCTGCGCTCATTTTGGAATATTAAATGATTAATTATTACTTTTATCTACAGTCTGCTTTGTGATTGGCCTTgtagaaaataaaactgttgtctCGAGATATTCCAAGTCTCATTTCAGACAGAAAAATTGCATCACATCTCTGGAGAAAGTGTTTTGCAAACCGCCGTCCGAAGCATTTTACAGCAGAGCTGCCCTTTGATTCAGAGCTGTTCATTTAAATCGTCTGAGACTGAAAGATCAAACTGTGAGACTTTTATTCTTTGCAATCCAACCAGAGTCCAAAAGCTGGTGATGCTCGGCACAGTGGTTCTCTCAGCTAAGTGCTAATGCCAGCAGGCACGTTTAAGATGTTCTTGTCCTGGAGGAAATTTGACCTGATTATGAAGAATAAAGTCACCTGTGTTATTAACATCTACTGTCATGACAGTCGGACCTGAGAGGGAGGTGAATATTAGAGTATTTTACACAAGAGTTGAAAAAATATTCTCCAAAGTCAGAGCAAACTGGGGCTCATCTTTTCTAGTTTTCTGGAAACGTTATAAAACAGGTGGATTTTTTACACACTTGCACCACAAAACATGATGATATTCTTCCATAAAGtaataaaagaaacacagtttAACTGATTTACCTTATctttactcaaaaaaaaaaggttttcatttAGTTCAGTTAAGCTAGATcctgtgatgtttttttctgtataacCTGTGAACCTGtgttagtttgtgttttggcagaGAGTGgaactcatcatcatcatcatcatcatcatcatcatctcagcCATGTTTGATATGTTAAAGACACCACATACTGTATAAGCTTAACCAAACACTCCCCAGTCTCAAATAAGTTGTTTTCAAACTTGGCAACACTGCACATAAAGTATatcagaaaaaaggaaaaattaacaTTTGATGATTTAGGTTTTCCATATTTGAATAAAAGTGGGAAGCAGTGCACAGTTAATTAATCCCACTTCATCTCCACAGGTCATCAGCTGTTATGTCTCCAGCTTCTTTATTGATGGGAATCTGAATAACAACAGGCTACATATTTCTAATTTGTTCCCTATTTGAAACACTAAACATTATCATATATAGGCTTTACAGCTCCACAATTTCACTTCCACATAACAAAGACAAATTCCTCCAATTCTGGAGTGTCGATTGCAGTGaacaacacatttgtttaatAACTGCATAAAGGCAAAATAACCATAAGTGCTGgtaaaatcctgtttttcatttgattaaatacataaaaataaggGTGCTTTGCTATTTTTCTTATATCACATATTAAGTTTTTTATCACTTGGCCCCGAggtgtttgtgtttaatttaatttagccGTGAATGCTCCATTCGGTCATTTTTCATGAAAGGAATCTGCTTCatgagacttaaaaaaaaagagaaaagtcttTTTAAGGCCAATTAAATCCCTGAAATGACGAGcctgttttaattttcattaacATGAAGAAACATGCAGATTTCTTAATTAGCCGACGGCAACGGGAAGCAAccactttcatttttaaattattgttcaGGAAGATTTGAGATCATGTTCTGTGACCGTATTCTAATTATTTCATGAAATTAATGATAGAGAAAAAGTGTCGGACACAATAATGATAACAGACAATTTATTGCAGCAGAACAGACGCCCAACAGCAAAGGAATATTTGGTGTGTCTGACAGATTTTGTTGTGGTTTGTTCTTCTGTTGCTCGAGGTTTTGGACTGAGCTGCCATTAAAACTTTGATTAATCCACAACCCACTCACACACAGTCGTATTCGGTCACACATATACAGAACtgaatttgtgtttctttgtggttgttttctATCATTCAACTGATTTTCAGACTAGAAGAGTGAAGTCAAAGCATACAAAGGCTCTGAATGCAGGGCCCTGAGGCATGACATAGATCCCACACCAAACTCTCCTGGAGGCTGACTGTGTTTTAGTCTTCCCTGAATGTGAATGTCACACCATATAATTGTTCTCTATTAGACAAACTCAGTCaattaaagcaaagaaaatgatttCAGTTTTGTGTTCCCTCACTATATTGTCCCCTCTCAATAAATACTCTTTCTGTTAGACCAAAAGTCCCCAGTCATGTTGATGTGTTGCcaaacttaaaaacaaagtcTCTTTTGAATACAGCACTGGCTTCACAGCAGTGAAAGTTTGCACGTAAATTTGTGAGCTTTGTTGTTCTTCAGCAGAAGGACATTTTCTCAAGCTCTAACTATAGTGCATATGTACATTGCACTATAGTTAGAGCAGTGTGTTCTCTTCCACATGTTTAACCCACAGCATGCTTGTGTGCACAGCTGCGGGAGCCCCAGCGTGACATGAACTGCACATAACAGCGGCTGTCACGCAATGCTGACAGATCATATTAATGTTGCTTCTGGTAAAGCTTCGTCAGAAGCAACA includes:
- the LOC113011089 gene encoding apolipoprotein D-like, whose protein sequence is MKPAQVVALTLLSVVAIGAQVLRLGKCPQPAVQANFDANRYIGKWYEIHKLPTSFQKGQCATANYTLLSPGVIEVLNTELLDNGTVNAIVGSAKVKNPAEPSKLEVSFNNSPPGPYWVLSTDYDGHSLVYGCTDYGLFRVELSWILSRKPTLSKETLEKLQGILYSVGVSVENMVPTNQDETYCSPVNQ